The Plasmodium knowlesi strain H genome assembly, chromosome: 10 genomic sequence GACGGTCTGCTCCGTGGCCTCCTCtagttgttctttttttttttttttttttttttttttcgaattcCCCCGAAGGAGAAATGCAAACCTCGGGTCATCATACAGTTGCCATGCGTAGTTTCTCTCCAAAGGCTGGCTTGGAATTCGAATATCAAAATTGTAGGTGTAAATTTTCCCCAAATTATTAAACCTTACATTGAAGTCTGGGAACGGTGCATTTAAAACGCCTAAGATTCTTATATCCTTATTTAGTAAACCATTTAATGCCATTTTGATCTTATGTAAGTTACCATCACACGGGGGAGGCTTTTCATAAGACACATACTGGCACACATATTCCTTCGCGTGGACTCCCTTGTCAGTTCTACTTACCCCAATAAATTCAAAGGCCTTCAAATTGGACTTcatatcttcttcctctcttttAACTTGATATCCATATCCATGAATTTGCAACAAGCAATTTAAGATGGTGTTTTGCACTGTATCATATTTGGAGTCTCCCTTTgttatcttcttctttccagttatttcatttttataatttctcgTTGCCCTTAGGTAAATATCGCTACAGTTTTCAACGCCCGTCCAGCCGCTATAATTTGTACCGTCATAATCTACGACGAGAAGTATGTTGGTTAGTTTGGGGCGCATGGGGGTGGTTTCCACACTTGGGAAGTTACCTGCTTcgaattctttatttttataaattttggGAGGCTCTTCCTTCAGGAGGCTTAACTCGGTagtattattttcatcatcaaCCGACTGTGAAgccattttatttcttttcaccCTTATCACATAAAATGGCTTGTTTCGTATAAAAAAGGGTTCCGTCTGATGTATAACCTTCACTTTGAGGAGCTCTTTGGAGAAGACCCTTTTgctttctatttttaaaaagacaCTCAGatatagaaggaaaaggagagaatTCATATTCGAGCCAGCACGAGTAACTGTCTTCTTCTATGTGCTCACTCTGGGGTACTACTCGACAGGTGGATAAATAGAACTCTACATGTGTTGGTGGAGAATGAGATCTTTACCAAGAAATCGTAATGTTGAAAAATTGATTGGTGCGATAGGGACACGTAATTTTTACACTTCCggttgggaaaaaaaaaaaaaaaaaaaaaaaaaaaaaatttaaggtAACTCTTTGGGGAACGTGCCTACAACGCCTGCTGATTCAACCAATCTGCAAATGCCTCGagtaattttcctcttcctcatttctTGAAGGATGGCCTGAGGACTCACCCGGGTGGAGTCGCTCAGATGAGTTTCAGAGCAATTCAGAGGATTTTTCTCTCCGCGAGGACTAACTTTTGAAGTAGACACTCtaccgaaaaaaaataaccgaACCGTTTATATCGGTACAGCTTTATCCGCCTCAACACACATGCCCGTATGAGTGGAGGGAATTACGCCCCTGGACTCGTCACAAAAATGgattgcaaaaaatatatgggtTTAAAGGGGCGTCCACAAATTTGTGCAACAGGAAGGATACAATAAGTGCAAAGCGACAATGCGAACAGAGGGT encodes the following:
- a CDS encoding tRNA pseudouridine synthase, putative, which translates into the protein MNSLLFLLYLSVFLKIESKRVFSKELLKVKVIHQTEPFFIRNKPFYVIRVKRNKMASQSVDDENNTTELSLLKEEPPKIYKNKEFEAGNFPSVETTPMRPKLTNILLVVDYDGTNYSGWTGVENCSDIYLRATRNYKNEITGKKKITKGDSKYDTVQNTILNCLLQIHGYGYQVKREEEDMKSNLKAFEFIGVSRTDKGVHAKEYVCQYVSYEKPPPCDGNLHKIKMALNGLLNKDIRILGVLNAPFPDFNVRFNNLGKIYTYNFDIRIPSQPLERNYAWQLYDDPRFAFLLRGNSKKKKKKKKKEQLEEATEQTVQYQNNCITTNELSSERLPIASVDENLCYPLGDHAAQVGPAVALEQPTCEEIIREAVVSDDTHGREKAAQSPTEQPIEHPTEVPTEVPTEVPTEMPTEMPTEMPTQPDVSHCLHIINREGGISSTIPCDIEKMKECSKLFIGQHNFEFFCGTLKGTEKERKVNPFCNIYYLELHELRSNIYQFVIQGDRFLYHMIRIIVGTLLQVGVGLLQYQDVQDALHFRKPLKVKLCAPAQGLCLAKVLFPPDINGQISAALLSR